The Thermocladium sp. ECH_B genomic sequence TCATGGCATTAATTAATGATGATGAAAGAACGATAAGCCTCGCCCCTTTAGTGCCAAGGGAAGTCAGGTATTTTATAAAGTTGGGATTAAGGGGAAAGCCTCGCCCATCAGGGGATAGTTNACAGTAATGTTACTACAAATAATGAATGCCCAAGGTAGGTATCAATGAAAAACGTTATCTCCATCTGATTTAGTGATATAATTATGGCGAAGGAAATACCCAAGACTCCGCAAGAATTATCTCAATACATTAGGGTGATAGATGACCAGGACATATGCATTGGATGTGGCGCATGCGTATCGGTGTGCCCAACCAATGCTTGGGAACTAGATGAGAATGGAAAGGCAAGATTGATCTGGGATTGGTGTGTCGATGATTTTTCATGCATACCAGTATGCCCAGTTAATTGCATCTGGAAATCAAGCGAAGCACCAGAGGAGGCTAAGCATAAGGATAAATGGTTCAGAATAGAGAGACAATTAACGCCGGAGGAACGCGCCA encodes the following:
- a CDS encoding ferredoxin, translated to MAKEIPKTPQELSQYIRVIDDQDICIGCGACVSVCPTNAWELDENGKARLIWDWCVDDFSCIPVCPVNCIWKSSEAPEEAKHKDKWFRIERQLTPEERAIFEEWKKKYGVTSKGANGE